In Gigantopelta aegis isolate Gae_Host chromosome 2, Gae_host_genome, whole genome shotgun sequence, the sequence tgttattattattattattattattattattattattatcactgttattatttattactattatttcaagtgatcaaactaatatataattaatcactgtgctcaaGTAGTctcgttaaataacacaaactttaGCCATTATAttctaataaattattatgatagtcctgttcaattgtttagacgttttttgtaaatgttacgtttaattcctattcattccgtgttttctttacatttgcatgaaaacaaacccaaaccccgacatatttcatatacaattcatcatctaaaatgcacgatgttgacttatttccattttacaaaaatctctgtatgttttgaatgtaGGTCTTTTGTCCTATACATAACAcaggctatttgcataacaaactATTAGGCtacgaggctacgtgaaggccattatagcgtGTTTCATTGAATCAAGGTTATGAATGTTttggaatgtaaaatgtgtaacagCTTTGTCTACGTGCATGCAGTATATTGAATCAATTTtgcaaatacattatttatttgaattttattttataaattatatatttgcatACGGTACCTAAcataacacaactgaggtgtagtaacaaacaaaaatcagctTACAAAATATGTTACAGGGTCCACAGTGTTACGTCTGGTATGCCCTCCCCTTtccacaatgttttttttctttcttttaattgggATCCCTTGTGGTCAAATCTATAGTACTTATGTTGTGCttggggaggggtgtgtgtacTTTTGTTATGCGCAAAGCAATTTTGTAAACCAAAAGGCTATTGTTCAGACTTTATCGGGGGTTCCACCCCGTGTCCATCCCCTAGACACGGCCCTGAATGTATACGATAAAATTGCTTGTACATATCAAGTCGATGATCAATAACGTATTATTTTTCGAAGTATAATCTTGTCAACAAATCaatgttacaaatatatacagtacGATTCTTTAAATGTGTAAACGTATTATTTTACTAAATTGAAATCCTTGCTAATCAGAAGTGTCACAATCGTCGTATTGTGATATTCATTGTACATCCGCGCATGCGTTATATTTGGAAaccgtttttcttttttttagacgtctataatttattattcttttttttcttttttcagacaTAAGAATAAGTGGGAAGAACTTTGTAGAGAAGGGAGAACGTATATATCTCAAGTGTAACGCCACGGGCCGGGAATACCCACCCGAGGATCTCGACTGGTTTAAAAACGGAAACAAACTAACGACAGAGTTTTCTAAGAAAGTGTACATACGGAAGTTTGTGTCGATCAACACAAAGACTATAGTGAGCATCCTGGAAATCAACGACTCAAAACTGTCAGACGCTGGGACATACGTCTGTCGAACGTCCGATCAGCAGGTCACCAGCACAAGGGTTAACGTTCTAAATGGTAAGAGTCCATAATCGTGTTAACAGCACAAGGGTTAACGTTCTAAATGGTAAGAGTTCGTAACTGTATTGACAGCGCAAGGGTTAACGTTCTAAATGGTAAGAGTTCATAATCGTGTTGACAGCACAAGGGTTAACGTTCTAAATGGTAAGAGTGTTTACTCGTATTAACAGCACAAGGGTTAACGTTCTAAAGGGCAAGAGTCCATAATCGTGTTACCAGCACAAGGGTTAACGTTCTAAATGGTAAGAGTCCATAATCGTGTTAACAGCACAAGGGTTAACGTTCTAAATAATGGTGCAATTCCTTCAGTTCTGTGATGtgtttcgctcgttagatacatttacaAAACAACCCGTTCTGAGATAAATGGTACCTAACGGTCATGTGTGTAGCACTCGGCATTTATCATTCGGTCTCAACAGGGTAAATCCGATCTCTTAACGGCTATTTTATTTGCTCTGCAATCCAcataaaacagacaaaaacaaaacaaaaaaaccctcaactAAACCGGGTTTTTGTCCCCGCCACTTTACCAGTTTCTAGAGTAGTGCGTCTGCACGTGTTGAATGCATTGTTGCCtagaatatacatacacaaaacGAAACAgttgttaataacaaaacattatttcttatttctaaaataaaaattggcTTCAAAACGGTTTTATGAAAGTTAAAATAATCAACTGGATTGAACAATGTAACATTCCAACATGCTTGTCATAAGTTATCATATCTTGACAATTGCAGGATGAATTAATTATCTACCGCAGTAGACGGCAGTGTGGACTGACTACCATGTAGGcttgtaacaaataaacaacatattACATGACGCCAGTTAGAGTTACCATTTAAAGTATATCACTCTAATGTACTAAAGAATATTTAACAATGATAAACCCTTTCGTTTTCCCAAGTCTACAAATACAGTTACGAAAACCAGTCCAATCTAAGATATCGGGGTTTGCAAAGAACAAAGAACATAATATACGAAGATAACCGAATGTAGCGTTACAGGTAGAGCGTATCGTAACACGTACTAGTTACCCATTAAATCACGATGTAGCGTTACAGGTAGAGCGCGTCGTAACACGTACTAGTTACCCATTAAATCACGATGTAGCGTTACAGGTAGAGCGCGTCGTAACACGTACTAGTTACCCATTAAATCACGGTGTATCGTTACAGGTAGAGCGCGTCGTAACACGTACTAGTTACCCATTAAATCACGGTGTATCGTTACAGGTAGAGCGCGTCGTAACACGTACTAGTTACCCATTAAATCACGGTGTATCGTTACAGGTAGAGCATGTCGTAACACGTACTAGTTATCCATTAAATCACGATGTATCGTTACAGGTAGAGCGTGTCGTAACACGTACTAGTTATCCATTAAATCACGATGTATCGTTACACGTAGAGCGCGTCGTAACACGTATTAGTTACCCATTAAATCACGATGTATCGTTACAGGTAGAGCGTGTCGTAACACGTACTAGTTATCCATTAAATCACGATGTATCGTTTAACGTAGAGCGCGTCGTAACACGTACTAGTTATCCATTAAATCACGATGTATCGTTACAGTTAGAGCGTATCGCAACACGTATTAGTTACCCATTAAATCACGATGTATCGTTACAGGTAGAGCGTGTCGTAACACGTACTAGTTATCCATTAAATCACGATGTATCGTTTAACGTAGAGCGCGTCGTAACACGTACTAGTTATCCATTAAATCACGATGTATCGTTACAGTTAGAGCGTATCGCAACACGTAGTATTTACCCATTAAATCACGATGCATCGTTACAGGTAGAGCGTATCGTAACACGTAGTATTTACCCATTAAATCACGATGTATCGTTACAGGTAGAGCGCATCGTAACACGTACTAGTTACATTAAATCACGATGTATCGTTACAGGTAGAGCGTATCGTAACACGTACTATTTACCCATTAAATCACGATGTATCGTTACAGGTAGAGCGTATCGTAACACGTACTATTTACCCATTAAATCACCATGTATCGTTACAGGTAGAGCGTGTCGTAACACGTACTAGTTACCCATTAAATCACGATGTATCGGTAGACCGATAATGCTGCTTTTTGTGGCTGACATTGTAACGGTAGATTATACCCCTCCATAGCCGACGCCGAAATTATAGGAGACAagactagctcagtcggtagagatATCGCTTGGGGTActtaggatcgaaccacatcagtGGAACCATTcactgattgtttttgtttcctcgtcccaaccaatgctccacaaatggtatatcaaaagccgtggtatgtgctgttctgtctgtgagaaggtacatatacaaatcatttgttactaatgaaaaaggtatgtcataattaccatatgtttcacatccaatagccgatgattaataaatcagtgtgttctagtggtgttgttaaacaaaaacaaactttgacttttaACTAAAACATAATTCCATTTAATCGTCACGTACACAAAACGTGTTTTCAAAATAACGATAACTTCTACTTTTATGtgaaatttaagaaaaacatagtcaaaaatatataaaacgacAATATTTTCAGATCGCAAACGAATGTCGCTTGCTTCGTGGGGAATTAAATTCTTTTGATTGTATTCTACTAAACACTATGTTTCATTATTCGTTTGTTAATGTGTCCCTATATGACAGTTCTTCGTGGTACAAACAACGTTCTTTCTTGTGGGTTACTTGGTATATACGCGTATACCGTAACACAATATCGGGCAAATATCTCAATATAGCGTGCACTATCGAATACGCGTCAGATAGTCTTTACTATCTAAAGATTTACTTGCAAAAAGACTCAGTGAATTGGAAGATGTAGACACGAATGCATATTTATAGaaatgttctaaacaaaaatacgTTGGGTGTTTCACTTTATGCCAAAAAAAGCCAGACAAAAAACACTATTGATTCCCTGATTGGAATAAAATTATAGGTAATTTTTCTTTCAGCCTTCATTCAGGCTGAACGTGTTGAGATAACTCTCACATTTACAAAGATAGAGGGCGCTGTCGGGCTTGCTCATCCGAGTGTGTTGATACatgaacaacaaataaaaacaaaacaaaacaaaaaagaattaacttttttattatttctttatttttttcagcTGGAACCTACAACGTGAGGCGAGGTATGTATTGTTTtcggattttaaaaattatctctTATTATTCATTTAACAAACATCATTATCCTATCTAAACCACGTGtcaaaatagccgtagtttaaaatgtgaggacatgtctttaaacaaacacattcctttcatttacgTGTTTAGTCTTTTATTTTACTACTCTGTGCTGAAGGGTCAGTTCAGGGTCATTCATCTCGGTGTGTTACATGCATTCATCCCTTCATtatccattggactatttctcgttccagtcagtgcaccacgactggcatatcaaaggttgtggtatgtactaccctgtctgtgggatggtgcatataaaatatcccttgctgctaattgaaaagaatagcccatgaagtggcgacagcggatttcgtctgtcaatatctgtgtggtccttaaccatatgtatgacgccatataaccgtaaataaaatgtgttgagtgcgtcgttaaataaaacatttcctacctgCCTTCccttcattattttatattaatttccgTGCGAacatccaattgaggttcaaacacgctgtcctgggcatacctgtcagctatctggactgtctttccaggacagtgagttagtggtttgttgttaatatgagagagaagagtgtgtagtggccttacacctacccactgaggtaTTTAACTCGTTAGCAGTGTAAGACGATACTtgggttcaaacacgctgtcctgggcacacctgtcagctatctggactgtctttccaggacagtgagtttgTGCTTTGTTGTTaatatgagagagaagagggtgtagtggccttacacctacccactgaggtaTTTAACTCGTTAGCAATGTAAGACGATACTtgggttcaaacacgctgtcctgggcatacctGTCAGCCATCTGgactgtctttccaggacagtgagttagtggtttgttgttaatatgagagagaagagtgtgtagtggccttacacctacccactgaggtaTTTAACTCGTTAGCAGTGTAAGACGATACTtgggttcaaacacgctgtcctgggcacacctgtcagctatctagactgtctttccaggacagtgagttagtggtttgttgttaatatgagagagaagagtgtgtagtggccttacacctacccactgaggtaTTTAACTCGTTAGCAGTGTAAGACGATACCtgggttcaaacacgctgtcctgggcacacctgtcagctatctagactgtctttccaggacagtgagttagtggtttgttgttaatatgagagagaagagtgtgtagtggccttacacctacccactgaggtaTTTAACTCGTTAGCAGTGTAAGACGATACCtgggttcaaacacgctgtcctgggcacacctgtcagctatctagactgtctttccaggacagtgagttagtggtttgttgttaatatgagagagaagagggtgtagtggccttacacctacccactgaggtaTTTAACTCGTTAGCAGTGTAAGACGATACTtgggttcaaacacgctgtcctaggcacacctGTCAGCTATCTAGACtctctttccaggacagtgagttagtggtttgttgttaatatgagagagaagagtgtgtattggccttacacctacccactgaggtaTTTAACTCGTTAGCAGTGTAAGACGATACTtgggttcaaacacgctgtcctgggcacacctgtcagctatctagactgtctttccaggacagtgagttagtggtttgttgttaatatgagagagaagagtgtgtagtggccttacacctacccactgaggtaTTTAACTCGTTAGCAGTGTAAGACGATACTtgggttcaaacacgctgtcctgggcacacctgtcagctatctagactgtctttccaggacagtgagttagtggtttgttgttaatatgagagagaagagtgtgtattggccttacacctacccactgaggtaTTTAACTCGTTAGCAGTGTAAGACGATACTtgggttcaaacacgctgtcctgggcacacctgtcagctatctggactgtctttccaggacagtgagttagtggtttgttgttaatatgagagagaagagggtgtagtggccttacacctatccactgaggtGTTTAACTCGTTAGCAGTGTAAGTCGGTACTtgggtgtgaacccagtacctacaaagCCTTAataccgatggcttaaccactataccactgaTGGTGGTGAGTCGTTACAAGATGAACACGCTACCTTTAAGAAACGTCAACAACATGGTGAGCGTCAAcaattcattattcattatcacTGTCGGcaacatttataatttgttgATCAAGACGAGCGTGTCTGACACGCATGGCTGAATGACCGGGGTTAAAGATGTCGTGTATATTACTTGATGCGATACACCATCATCACTGATGTATATATTTGTCATGGTCTGGAGATGaggacgatgatgatgatgatgataatgatgatgatgatgatgattttggcATCTTGATAGGATAAGCCAATCTGAACATGGTATTTACGATATTAGCTTTCAGTGAATgaatgcattatatatatttccttCAGAATACAACTAATTAAACGGGTATATATTCAAAGGGACACTGTCGAAATCAGGCGCTATTCTTCGAATACaggaggcactagatagatatagagaataatacatgagtggccgttagataccatttatctcacaactcgctgttttaaaatgtatctaacgagcgattttgatacatttttaaacaacgagttgtgagataaatagcATCTAACTgatatgaatgtattattccatttcttacatatcctcaaaaaataggttttaagcaaattttaacatcgttTAGACTGaaggttatttacagcccttgcacttacacgtcacagacacatggatGTCAGGTTGACTATACGTCACATTCTAATCGATTTCTAtcatgtagtttttcattggatgtatggcattggtgaccttgGAGTaccttgaaattgttaacactcGTGCATGTGttaaccatgtgtaaccaaacaTAACGCACGGTGttttcaccaacgggtgtgtaagaactGCATGTAATCAACCACTATTTGACACATTttatacccattcgactctgcattgtccacaaatacggccctgatcatgtattgcggttttatcgttcagattttcacatatatatatatatatattgtgtgtgtgtgtgtgtgtgtgtgtgtgtgtgtgtgtgcgtgtgcgtgtgcgtgtgtgcgtgtgtgtgtatagtaattgcatatattgtttaaatctttattttgtattttagatGCGATTGTAGGTGAGACGAACAGTTCGAGTTATCTGAACAGCGCGGGAACATTTTACCTCAGACTAACCACGATTCTGCTGACTCAGTTCTCTGTCATCCTCTGTAGGACTTTTGTCGCGGGCTTTCACTTACTGGGCACGTAGTGCGTCATCAGACATTTGGATGAAGATGAAGATCTTCCTTCG encodes:
- the LOC121379693 gene encoding zwei Ig domain protein zig-8-like, with the translated sequence MLWDTCVSLCLHLSALGLVSAFRNLYTDRSKLNTLPRFLPTPTNYTFEVGQLAVLKCEVENLGKKRVGWRRAADTNPLTVGTMTFVDDTRIMIERPPMTNEWNLLIKNVQLEDSGVYECQISSKVRHLRYHMLLTVKEPVKTSGFLDIRISGKNFVEKGERIYLKCNATGREYPPEDLDWFKNGNKLTTEFSKKVYIRKFVSINTKTIVSILEINDSKLSDAGTYVCRTSDQQVTSTRVNVLNAGTYNVRRDAIVGETNSSSYLNSAGTFYLRLTTILLTQFSVILCRTFVAGFHLLGT